A segment of the Robbsia sp. KACC 23696 genome:
CCACCCCGTTTGCGGTGGGCGTGCTCGACCTCGATGGTTTCAAGCAGGTCAACGATCTATACGGGCACCGGTTCGGCGACAGCGTGCTGGCCGAGGTCGGCAAACGGCTGCTCGACTTCAATCGCGACGACGTGTTTTTCGCACGACTCGGCGGCGATGAGTTCGGCCTGATCCTGATGCATGCGGTCAGCCGCGAGGCAGCGGTCGAACTGGGTAATGCCGTCTGCGCCGCGCTGCATCATACGCACGCCGTGCGCGAGGCCGTGGCGCGGATGTCCGCCTCGCTTGGCCTCGCGCTGTTTCCCGAAGCCGGCGACACCCCGGAACAGTTATTCGAACGCGCGGACTACGCGCTATACTTCGCCAAAAAGCAGCGTCGCGGCAGTGCCGCCGTTTTCTCGACCGAACATGAAACCGAAATCCGGCATGTGGCGGCCATCGAGCAGGCAATGCGAACCGAGACCTTGAGCGAAGAAGTGACGCTGGTGTTCCAGCCGATCTTCGACGCCACAGAACGGCGCATCGTCGCCTTCGAGTCGCTGGCGCGCTGGAACAGTCCGACGATCGGACGCGTCGATCCGAGCGAATTCATCGGCATCGCCGAACGCACCGGCATGATCACGGTGATTTCGCAGTCGCTGCTGCGCCGCGCACTCGCCTTTATCCGGAAATGCCCGGAATCGATTCGGATTTCGTTCAATCTGTCGTCGCTCGACCTGACATCCGACGGCGCGCTGGACGGCATCGTCGCGATCGTCGAGCAAAGCGGCGTCGCGCCGGCGCGGATCGAATTCGAAATCACCGAGACCGCGATCATCAACGACTTCGAACGCGCCTCGGCGGCGTTGGCGACGTTGAAGGCGATCGGCGCCCAAATCGCGCTCGACGATTTCGGCACCGGCTTCTCCAGCCTGAGCCGTGTCCATCGCCTGCCGCTGGACAAGATCAAGGTGGACCGCGCGTTTATCGCGCAACTGGAAACCGAGCCGCAATGCCAGAAGATCGTCAAGAGCATCGCCGATCTGTGCGCCAACCTGCACCTCGAATGCGTCATCGAAGGCGTTGAAAATGTGACGCAGGTGGAAATGTTGCAGCAGGTGGGATGCCGTTTGATGCAGGGCTATTACTTCGGACGCCCGGTCGAGGAAGCGCTGGCACTGGCCCAGGTACGCGGCCATGACGGCATGGGCCGCGCGGAAGCACAACACGGTCTGTTCGGCGGCACGCTGGTGCCGGCATCCGCAGCGGCCAACGCACTGGCGCAGCCGGTGGCCACCACCGAATAAGCAGCTCGTGCTTTGGGTTTGGGGAACGGCGCAGACTCGCGCCGCCGATGCTCAGGCGTAGACGATCTTGAAGGTACGCCCGACACGCGTCCATTCGGCCGCTTCGCGCGCCAGATTCACTTCACTCATCGGATGGGCATCGGCCCAGGCCCGTGGCAAGGTCAACTCATAGCCTTGTCGCGTGCGCCGGGCACG
Coding sequences within it:
- a CDS encoding EAL domain-containing protein translates to MSSAMQYAVRSVLALARLLTMFRHQDKELVRSQYLAFSRQVPLLYFVLTINTATVSYTHMGSAPAWLTLYAPGLLILGCIVRMTMWRLSRHVHLSDADIAQRIRNVSKVIAVLGILFTSWGVTLFQYGDAYQRSHVAFYMAITVITVICCLTHLRVAALLLTGIVMVPYSSYFFWTGNQVLIAIAINVVLVLMSMTLILRNHAQDFRDLIDSKKRLLHTNHDMQQLSDENFRLANIDSLTLLPNRRHFFSIIDELLSTRSRAGQSPTPFAVGVLDLDGFKQVNDLYGHRFGDSVLAEVGKRLLDFNRDDVFFARLGGDEFGLILMHAVSREAAVELGNAVCAALHHTHAVREAVARMSASLGLALFPEAGDTPEQLFERADYALYFAKKQRRGSAAVFSTEHETEIRHVAAIEQAMRTETLSEEVTLVFQPIFDATERRIVAFESLARWNSPTIGRVDPSEFIGIAERTGMITVISQSLLRRALAFIRKCPESIRISFNLSSLDLTSDGALDGIVAIVEQSGVAPARIEFEITETAIINDFERASAALATLKAIGAQIALDDFGTGFSSLSRVHRLPLDKIKVDRAFIAQLETEPQCQKIVKSIADLCANLHLECVIEGVENVTQVEMLQQVGCRLMQGYYFGRPVEEALALAQVRGHDGMGRAEAQHGLFGGTLVPASAAANALAQPVATTE